The sequence TTCTTTTCTTCCAAGGAGATATGAACTCTGTATGCCTGTTAATGGGAATGGCTGGTTCACGTGTTCTTCGTCTGTTGTCCACTTCTTGTATTTTCTTGTGATTTCTTTTCCTTGGTTGTCTCTTATTGCCTCACTGATTTTTTTGATTGTCTTTCCTTCAAATATTGTTCTGAATTCTATCTCCACTTGGAATCTTTCTTCTATTTTTGCTACCATCTGCATTATTTTTATGGAGTTTCCGCCTATCTCAAAGAAAC is a genomic window of Vallitalea longa containing:
- a CDS encoding acyl carrier protein, producing MGGNSIKIMQMVAKIEERFQVEIEFRTIFEGKTIKKISEAIRDNQGKEITRKYKKWTTDEEHVNQPFPLTGIQSSYLLGRKE